From the Geothermobacter hydrogeniphilus genome, the window CGCGTCAGCTGCGTTGCGCTTCACCGCTTCATAGCTACGGCTATGCAGCGGAAAGTGCGCCTTGTTGACACGGAAAATCCCGGCGCAATATGACGAAAACCTATGAGTTACAGGGTACTAGTCCCCGGTTGTCATCTCGATCTGGGCGTAGGCCGAATGGTTGTGAATGGATTCGAAATTTTCACATTCCACGCGAAACCAGCTTATCTCACTGTTTTCCTTAAGTTTCCTGGTCACTTCGCGAACCATGTCTTCGACAAACATCGGATTGTGATAGGCCTGCTCGGTGACCGCCTTTTCATCCTCGCGCTTGAGCAGTGAATAAACCGGCGCACTGGCGCAGCCTTCAACGGTAGCGATCAGATCTTCGAGCCAGACATGCTCCCGGTAACGGATCTGGACCCGCACCAGGCTGCGCTGATTGTGCGCTCCAACCTCGCTGATCTCTCGGGAACAGGGGCAGAGCGAAGTCACCGGCACCTCGGCCTCGATGACGAAATCAAAATGGTCGCTCAGGGTACCGATCATGCGGCACTGGTATTCCATCAGTCCGCGGGCGCCGGAAACCGGGGCGCGTTTTTCGATGAAGTAGGGAAAACTGAGTTCGAGATGCGCCCGGCCGGCATCCAGCCGCTGCTGCATCTCGCCGAGAATCTCCTCCAGATTGTCGACACTGATCTCGCCGTGGTAGCGGTTGAGAATCTCGATGAAACGGCTCATATGGGTGCCCTTGAACTGTTCGGGCAGATCGACGTACATGTTGATCCGGGCCACGGTGTGCTGCTGCTCCCTGTACTTGTCGAGCAGCACAATCGGGTAGCGGATGTCCTTCACCCCCACCTTGTCAATGGAGATGTTGCGCGTGTCGCGCGATTTCTGCAGATCGGGCATGGACATGGAAAACTCCGTTCCGGCTCAGGCGTAGGCAACCGGGTCCTGCAACCCGACTTCGGCAAAACCCTTGAGACGCAGCCGACAGGAATCACAGCGACCACAGGCCAGCCCCTCCGGGGTCGGGTCGTAGCAGGAATGGGTCAGGCTGTAGTCAACACCGAGATCCAGTCCGCGGCGGATGATGTCGGCCTTGGTGAGTTCCAGCAGCGGGCTGTGAATCCGGTATTCGCCCTTTCCCTCGACCGCGGCCGCGGTCGCCAGGTTGGCCAGCTTCTGCCAGGCGGCGATATACTCGGGACGACAGTCGGGATAACCTGAGTAGTCGAGGGCGTTGACGCCGATGAAGATATCGAAGGCCCCGAGAACCTCGGCCCAGCCGAGGGCGAAGGAGAGAAAAATCGTGTTGCGCGCCGGCACGTAGGTCACCGGGATTTCCTCGTCGAGGGGACGATCCTTGGGCACCTCGATATCGGCGGTCAGGGCGCTGCCGCCGAAGGCGCGCAGGTCGATATCGGCTACCCGATGGGCGACGGCGCCGATCTGCGGAGCATAAGTTTTCGCCTTTTCCAGCTCGACGGTATGGCGCTGACCATAGGCAAAGCTGAGGGCATAGGGCGCGAAACCCTGATCGCGGGCGATCGCCAGACATGTGGTCGAATCGAGACCGCCGCTGTAGAGAACAACTGCTTTTTTCTTCATTAATAAACCCTGAAATCGGTCAAAGGCTAAGGGCTAAGGGCTGAAGGCTGAAATCGTCACGTCGCCCTGCGCCTGACACCCGACGTTAATGAACCTCGTAATAATCTCCGGTCCCCAACCGGTGGACCTTGAGCAGGTTGGTGGTGCCGGGGGCGGAAACCGGGCTGCCCATGGTGATCACCACCACCTCGCCGCGCTGCAGGATGCCAGCCTCAAGAACGGTTTTGGCGACGGCTTCGATCTGCGCTTCGGTATCACCCTCGATTTTGACCCGCAGTGAGCGTACCCCGTGGTAAAGGGCCAGCCGGCGCCGCACCGTCTCGGACGGAGTCACCGCGTAGATCGGCACCCGGGGGCGATACTTGGCCACCAGCGCCGCGGTCTTGCCGGTCTGGGTAAAAGCCAGAATCGCCGCCGCACCGAGGTTTTCCGCCACCCGGCAGGCGGCCTGGGAAATCGCCTCGGGCAGGGAACGCCACCCGTCAACCTCGGCAAGCGGAGAGAAGACCTGCTCGCGCAGGGCCGGGTCCGCTTCGACATCGAGCGCGACCCGCTCCATCAGTTGCACCGCCTCCACCGGATAACGGCCGCTGGCGGTCTCCGCCGAGAGCATCACCGCGTCACTGCCGTCGAGGATGGCATTGGCGACATCCGAGGTTTCGGCCCGGGTCGGCCGGGGATTGTTGATCATGCTTTCCAGCATCTGGGTGGCGGTGATGACCGGCTTTCCGGCGTGGTTGCACTGGCGGATAATCCGCTTCTGGATCAACGGCACCTTTTCCGGATGAATCTCGACGCCGAGATCACCGCGCGCGACCATGATGCCGTCGCTGACCTCAAGGATGGCGTCAAAGACCTCCACCGCCTCCGGCTTTTCAATCTTGGCGATCACCTGAATCGGACTTTCCTTCTCCAGCAGATGCTGCTTCAAATTTTCCACTTCATCCGGGCTGCGGACAAAGGAGAGTGCCACGTAATCGACCTGCTGTTCAATGCAGAAGTCGAGATCCGTCCAGTCTTTTTCGGTCATTGCCGGCGCTGAGACCGCCACCCCGGGAAGGTTGATCCCTTTGTGATCCTTGAGAATGCCGCCGACGATCACCCGGCAACCGACCAGGGGAGGATCAACCTCGGTCACCTCCAGCTCCAGCAGCCCGTCATCGAGCAGAATCCGGTCGCCGGGCCTGACATCGTTCGGCAGGCCGGCGTAACCGGAGGGAATCAGGTGGTCCTTGCCGACCAGGTTCTCGGTGGTGATCCACACCTGCTCACCGGCGATCAGCTTCAGCATCCCCTGTTCAAGCTTCCCGACACGGATTTTCGGCCCCTGCAGATCACCGAGGATAGCCACCGCCCGCTGTCGTCGTCGCGACAGGTCCCTGATGCGGGCGATCAGTTCCCGTTTTTCATCCCGGGTGCCATGAGAAAAGTTCAGCCGGAAGAGGTCGGCTCCGGCATCCAGCAAAGCATCGAGCCGTTCTTCGGTCGAACTTGCCGGCCCGAGCGTGGCGACAATCTTGGCGTGACGGAATTTTCGCTGCATACGCTTATTCCTTTGATTGGTTCAACCCCGGTCATCCCCGAAAAACTTGCCTGCGACCGCTTTGAATATAGCACAGAGCCTCTGGCGGGCAACCGCAAAATGGTTGCCGGAAACGCCTGGTGCATGCTATAAGTTACGGGTTTGCCGTTGGAATTTTCAAAGGAGGGGAGACCGGCAGTGAAGATCGATCTGCCGGTTCGCTGCGACCTTGACCTGAGTCACTGATTCAGGTTGGCACCCGGACCATCAAAACCATGATACGTTCCCTGTTTCGCAAACTCCTCTGGCTGGCTCTCGCCGCAACCCTGCTCGGGACGGCCGGCATTGTCACCGCCTACCTGCTGGTCGCCGGCTCCCTGCCGAAAGTCGACACCCTGGCCGACTACCGGCCGCCGATCATCACCCGCATCCTCAGCGACGACGGCACGGTGATCGCCGAGATCTACAAGGAACGGCGCATCCTGGTGCCGGTGGAACGTATCCCGCGGCAGCTTATCCACGCCTTCGTCGCCGCCGAAGATTCGAAATTTTTCCAACATCGCGGTATCGACCTGGTCTCCATCTTCCGCGCCGCGCTGAAGAATATCCAGGCCGGCGGCATTGTCCAGGGCGGCAGCACCATCACCCAGCAGGTCGCAAAATCACTGCTGCTGACCCCGGAAAAGAAATTCGAACGCAAGTTCAAGGAAGCGATTCTCGCCTGGCGCATGGAGCAGAAACTCTCCAAGGAAGAGATTCTCTACCTCTATCTCAACCAGATCTACCTCGGTCACGGCGCTCATGGCATCCAGGCGGCGGCGGAGAATTATTTTGCCAAAAATGTCGAAGACCTGACTCTCGCCGAGTCGGCGATTCTCGCCGGCCTGCCGCAGGCACCGAGCCGCTATTCCCCCTACCGCCACTTCCAGCGCGCCAAGGACCGCCAGCGCTACGTTCTCAAACGCATGGTCGAGGACGGCTACATCACTGAAGCCGAGGCCGAGCAGGCCGAAGCCGAACAGATCGTCATCCACCCCCGCGTCAACCAGCACGTCGCCGAAGCGGCCTACTTCACCGAGCAGGTTCGCCGTGACCTGGTCGAGACCTATGGTGCCGAAACCGTGCTGACCCAGGGGCTCGAAGTCCACACCTCCCTCAACCTGGAAATGCAGCGTGCCGCGCAGCAGGCGGTACGGAACAACCTGCGCAACTACGACAAGCGCCAGGGATACCGCGGCCCGCAGAAAATTCTCAGTGAAGCCGACACCGTCACCTTTCTCGCTGAACAGACCCGCCGCCTCCGGCGCCGGCCGCCGGTTGCCGGAGACTACCTGCGCGGCATCCTCACTGGTTTCGATTCCAGGGTACTGCAGGTCGCGGTCGGTGACCGCCGCGGGCTGCTTCCCCGCGATTCTTTCAAGTGGGCGGGCAACCTTCGCTTCCTCTCCCGTGAAGATTACCTGAAAACCCCGGAGGATCCGGAATCGGATCAGATCCTGGTGCCGATCGGTTCGGTTCTGGAGCTGCGGGTCACCAGGGTCCGCCCTGACGGGTCACTGGAACTGAGCCTGGAACAGACCCCGGAAGCCCAGGGGGCGCTGGTCGCCCTCGACCCGCAGAGCGGCCAGGTCAAGGCGATGGT encodes:
- a CDS encoding penicillin-binding protein 1A — translated: MIRSLFRKLLWLALAATLLGTAGIVTAYLLVAGSLPKVDTLADYRPPIITRILSDDGTVIAEIYKERRILVPVERIPRQLIHAFVAAEDSKFFQHRGIDLVSIFRAALKNIQAGGIVQGGSTITQQVAKSLLLTPEKKFERKFKEAILAWRMEQKLSKEEILYLYLNQIYLGHGAHGIQAAAENYFAKNVEDLTLAESAILAGLPQAPSRYSPYRHFQRAKDRQRYVLKRMVEDGYITEAEAEQAEAEQIVIHPRVNQHVAEAAYFTEQVRRDLVETYGAETVLTQGLEVHTSLNLEMQRAAQQAVRNNLRNYDKRQGYRGPQKILSEADTVTFLAEQTRRLRRRPPVAGDYLRGILTGFDSRVLQVAVGDRRGLLPRDSFKWAGNLRFLSREDYLKTPEDPESDQILVPIGSVLELRVTRVRPDGSLELSLEQTPEAQGALVALDPQSGQVKAMVGGFNFADSQFNRVTQARRLPGSAMKPLIYAAALDKGYTPATVILDTPIIYKETRDSGEETEWKPRNYGKKFYGPTSLRTGLTHSRNIITIKILEDIGVNYAANYARRLGIVSPLTRDLTLGLGSSAVTPIEMAKVYAVFANGGIKVSPAYITRILDRDGKVIASVDPADFPDGAGPGQRLLQQRRERVISPETAYLITNLLESVVQHGTGWRAKALGRPVAGKTGTTNDLKDAWFIGFIPQLVAVTWTGYDQERSLGRQETGSRAAAPAWVAFMKKATRNFRVRQFNVPDSIEFRPIDPKTGLLVPEDTPDAIIEAFAPGTAPTRYALDEDRPKARDFFKLDLEEN
- the folE2 gene encoding GTP cyclohydrolase FolE2, which translates into the protein MPDLQKSRDTRNISIDKVGVKDIRYPIVLLDKYREQQHTVARINMYVDLPEQFKGTHMSRFIEILNRYHGEISVDNLEEILGEMQQRLDAGRAHLELSFPYFIEKRAPVSGARGLMEYQCRMIGTLSDHFDFVIEAEVPVTSLCPCSREISEVGAHNQRSLVRVQIRYREHVWLEDLIATVEGCASAPVYSLLKREDEKAVTEQAYHNPMFVEDMVREVTRKLKENSEISWFRVECENFESIHNHSAYAQIEMTTGD
- the queC gene encoding 7-cyano-7-deazaguanine synthase QueC, giving the protein MKKKAVVLYSGGLDSTTCLAIARDQGFAPYALSFAYGQRHTVELEKAKTYAPQIGAVAHRVADIDLRAFGGSALTADIEVPKDRPLDEEIPVTYVPARNTIFLSFALGWAEVLGAFDIFIGVNALDYSGYPDCRPEYIAAWQKLANLATAAAVEGKGEYRIHSPLLELTKADIIRRGLDLGVDYSLTHSCYDPTPEGLACGRCDSCRLRLKGFAEVGLQDPVAYA
- the pyk gene encoding pyruvate kinase; this translates as MQRKFRHAKIVATLGPASSTEERLDALLDAGADLFRLNFSHGTRDEKRELIARIRDLSRRRQRAVAILGDLQGPKIRVGKLEQGMLKLIAGEQVWITTENLVGKDHLIPSGYAGLPNDVRPGDRILLDDGLLELEVTEVDPPLVGCRVIVGGILKDHKGINLPGVAVSAPAMTEKDWTDLDFCIEQQVDYVALSFVRSPDEVENLKQHLLEKESPIQVIAKIEKPEAVEVFDAILEVSDGIMVARGDLGVEIHPEKVPLIQKRIIRQCNHAGKPVITATQMLESMINNPRPTRAETSDVANAILDGSDAVMLSAETASGRYPVEAVQLMERVALDVEADPALREQVFSPLAEVDGWRSLPEAISQAACRVAENLGAAAILAFTQTGKTAALVAKYRPRVPIYAVTPSETVRRRLALYHGVRSLRVKIEGDTEAQIEAVAKTVLEAGILQRGEVVVITMGSPVSAPGTTNLLKVHRLGTGDYYEVH